The Hevea brasiliensis isolate MT/VB/25A 57/8 chromosome 9, ASM3005281v1, whole genome shotgun sequence nucleotide sequence ACACCTTATAttgaaatgaaacaaaaatataacataaatagGCACCTAGGGGAATtttccacacacacacacactacattgaaatgaaacaaaaatataacataaatagGCACCTAGGGGAATTTTCCCCATCCCACGAATAAGAAAAGCAACCCGTTCATTTACCCTGAGAACCATCAGCTCTCTTAATTAAAGACTCATAATCTGCTGCCAAGAGCTTTGGACGCTTCCTCTTCCTCTTAGGTCCAAATGCATCCTCAAAAGGCTCCATATCAAGAAGATGTACTCTAGCTTGCTTCacatattaaaaataagaaaaatgaaaCACAAGTGAAAATGCaactcaacaatcaattttcatgACCATTTTAAATGGCACAATTAGACAGAGAAAGCTCTAAATTCCTTAATGGGACTTGTAAGACCAGGTTTCAACTCATAGACAGTGCATTTGAAAACATGCATCATATGGAAGTAAATGAGCTCCTAATTTAAGGCAGTCCACCAAACACATGGTATCTAATTTGAACATTCAGCATGTCCAAGAGTATGTTCCTATGTGCAAGAGTATATTAATATTTCACCACAAACCATAAATTGAATATACATTTCCCAATTCTCAAAATTAATCAAAACAGTGAATTGCTTTAGTTTTACATACAACTACATCAAAATGATCAAAATAAATGTGCTACTTTAAAACAGCAAACCTAGTTCCAATTTACAAAGGTATCCATACCTTCTGGTGGTCATTTAAAAGGGATAATGGCAGCTTTCTCTCCTTCAAGATGACATTATAGCTACTTGACATTCGATTTTGTAGCTCTTCACGGAAAAATTCAAGCTCCTTTTGATTTACTACTCTTGtatttcctaaaaaaaaaaaaagccaaccaTTACTTCTCCACCTGACttttttcctttaaaaaaaataaataaataaaattagacaGTAAAGGCAAAAACTGCTGTATCACTGCAAAAGTAATACATATAAAAATCTATATATTCATTGGACCAATCAATAcaatagaaaaatgaaaaatccatCCAAATCATGAGTTTGTTATCAAGGAAACTTACCAAACCATCGGCGATCGGGTTGGATGCGCGTGTTGGGGAGCTCCTTAGATTGCAATTCATGCTTCAAAATTTTCCCCTTGCTGTTGCGCTGGGGTTTGGTATTGTACATCTTGAGGCGGCGAACGGTGGAAGCGCTTCGCGAGCCATTGTTCGTTCCATTGCCGCGATTTATGTCCAGAGAGTGCTTCGGTTTCCCTGACACGTTCgttttcttctccttcttcaCCATCTTCTTCACTTCGTTTCACTTGCTGCTAGAGAGAAATTTCTTGAGAGATGAGATGATGAGCATGTGGCGGCCTGAAACCGCAGGCTGGGCTGATAGCTAGGGTTTCGAAAATAATAACAGAAAGCCAAAGAAATAAGATTTTATAGTTAACTTCGACGGCTTTTGCAAATGTTTTTTAGGCCTGAAATGtctgggaaaaaaaaaaacaaaaataaaagtaGAGCCCAGAGCTAACAGAAAGAATAATTGCTGGTCTGATTAATTGGAAATTACTGGCTGATTATAATCATAAAATTAGTTGAATCCATatctcaaattaaatttttgttaactaaaatattatcaaataattataattttcataatAGCAATAGCATTTTGCAAAATAAATGGAATTTATTTACTCATGATCattatcagaaaaaaaaaaaaagaaaagtagtTAAAAAAATACTAAATAATATTACTTGATTTTTATGGTAATTAGTTTGAGTTGAAATTTTTAACCATTTTAatagatttaatcaaataattaacatatttgaaaaataatatataagtAAAATAgtgtattaattttatataaaaatgagtttAGCAGATTTTATtcatgattaaatatttatataaatatatatatatatatatatatttattattttaattatatatatatatattttttgattaactttatataaatttaaatataaatatttaatttaaaaactgctaaaattatttttatataaaattaagtttATGGTAATTACCTTTTAAGTGAGTCTATTTACACAACGAAAATGACTAATTCAACAACTtcttaaacctaattctaactttTATGTAGTgttttgtaaaaataaattttataaaattttgtaaaatttatttataaatttaaaattttaatatttaatttaaataaaaatttatttaaaatttttaataattattttttataaaatttattataataaaattaaatttcattaaaattgatgaaatttataaataaattttaaatttaaaattatatatattttaaataacaaaatTATTTCAAGtggcaaaaatattatttttattatatattattttattttatttactataaatataaaatttatcttatttaaaataaattttatatttaatataaaatatactaaataaaaaaatcatttataaataaaataaattttattataaaattaaatcaaacaagTCTTAAAATGAATTGTCATTTTGTAGTGTAATTAAtgcaatttttttatataaaaatataaaatattttcattattattatgaaTAATTTGTTTCCTCCATAAATTAATTAACtattcacatttcacaaataaaattttaatatagtatctatttaatttttcatttattatttttcattttttaaaagttACAAAAAAATCTCATTATTTATGTTTTCATTCTTTTTTCACATTAAAAAAATatccttttaaaatttttatctttTTCTAAGATGCTATcccttttgtattttattttcctaAAATCTctctatttaatttttcatttattatttttcattttttttaaagttACAAAAAAATCTCATTATTTATGTTTCCATTCTTTTTTCACATTAAAAAAAATatccttttaaaaatttttatatgaatATTTTCAATTAATATTTAACATATTTTATCTTTTTCTAAGATTCTATcccttttgtattttattttcctaAAATATCTAAATTATGGTtttgcaagattttttttttttttaaatgcatgAACAAATTTTTGTTTTAAGTTAATAATTGTGATTAATTGGAGCTCTATACAAAAATTTGCACAGCATTTAATAATGTCCAAAAATGGATAAAAAGGaacaaaatgaaaaaaataaaattgtcagattttttttatacatatttaaaagagattaCATGAAAACAGGAGATTACATGGAAACATCCATACTTACATGACGGggcatttctatttatgaaaaatgaaaattaattacgtttaatttattttgaaaaaattttttacaattaaaatgaAAACTTGCTAACGTTTTGCACTTAATATAATGAGAAATTATATTAccttttattgatgacattttataGAGGCAGTTAAGTCTaacaaataaaatcacatttaagaAGTTGTGACATTAACTATTAAAATAGTGGAAATAGACCCATCCTCACAAAAAATAACAATTAATAGTTTTAATtcgataatattaaaaattaattttaaagtggtaaaatcttaaatttaaatattaattaaagtcaaataaatttaaaaaaaatcacttttttaaataataaaaaaataaaaacaatacTATATAtaacataataattttttattatcgtttatattttataaagtatttttataatgcatataattaattttaaataaacatAAACATTTAAAGGCGATCAAggtattcataaaaaaaaaagcaaaaagaaaagaaattaatatgaaagttgctttaaaaaaagagaaattaaagtgaaaGAAGTGAGTAAAAGCAAGATGAAgggcataaaaaaattaataaataaaataaaatatgagtgactaaattattatacttttaaataataagaatataattattttttaatacattttaaaggttattttataaattattttttaaaaacacAATTCTcaagatttttaaaaaaatttggttcacgattttaaattaaattttttttaaagtaacatcacgtataattattaaaattacttaattatttaataaatattaatttttttcaagaaataaatattaaaatttgaatcttggatataataataaaaaaaagtatccacaaaaataagataaatgtcttattaaaaaaatttattttattttcaaattattttatttatacttacttaaatttattgattaaattttaataatgcaTTTAATaattgttattaataaaaatatatttcttataaaaaaaattataaacagcAGAAGGCTATAacgaatagaaaaataaaatggatttTTTCTTCTAAAAAATACTAACCTGCAGAAGGCTACAACCCAAACGCGGGAAGTTCCgaagaaaattattaaaaaaaaaatcgtaTCCCACATCCCGCGTTTCCACGGGAAATAAATGCGCGTTTACTTCACGCACATCACTATCCAATCAGTCGAGTTTCAACTCTCAACCGTCGTTACCGTTCCCTTCGTTTCCAGCAAGCAAAGCAAGAATTCATCATTCTCTCCGCATTTCCCTTTGAACAAAACAATGGCGTCTCAAAGCCATAGTCCCAAAAATTCCCTATATCCAGAAGTGATGCTATCAAATACCGATTCCCCTTCTCATCTCCACTCAAACCCTAATCCTCAATCCTCATCTTCCAACCTCTACCCTACCATAGACATGCGCGACCTCGTCGAAAATCTGTTCCCTGACCCCGAAGAATACAATCAACGAGCCCCCTCTGCCCCGCCGGAGGCCATCGAGGAAGTATTGATCAAAATTCCCGGTGCCATTCTTAATCTCATCGATAAAAACTACAGTGTCGAGCTCGCTTGTGGAGATCTCTCCATTGTCCGCCTCTGCCAGGGTGATAATATCGTCGCTGTTCTCGCTCGAATCGCGGACGAGATCCAATGGCCGTTAGCCAAGGACGGGGCCGCTGTAAAACTAGACGATTCGCATTACTTTTTCTCCCTCCGGTTGCCCAAGGAGCATCAGGGTTCGGATTCGAGCAGTGATGAGGAGGACAAGAAGAGTAGAAACAAAAACATTAGTGATTCGAATGATATATTGAATTATGGTTTGACCATTGCATCCAAAGGGCAGGAGGCGTTGTTGAAGGAGTTCGATGTCATTTTACAGGCTTATAGCTGTTTTACGGTTCATAGAGTTTCAGAGAAGGCGAAAGCTAAGGGAGAGTCTTTGTTGGATGAATTGACAGTGAAGGAGACTTCACCGGCCGATTTGCATTATGAGGAGAAGAAAAAGTCGATGGAGGGGAAGAGTGCCGCGTATTGGACCACATTGGCGCCCAATGTGGAGGATTATAGTAGCACTGCTGCGAAGGTAATTGCTGCGGGTTCAGGGCATCTGATTAAGGGCATTTTGTGGTGTGGGGATGTGACTGTCGATAGGATGAAATGGGGGAATGAGGTCATGAAGAGAAGGATGAGTCCCAAGTCGAAGTCAGAGATTAGTCCTGACACTATGAAGAGGATTAGAAGGTGTGAAAACTAGTAGCAGTTTAGAGTTCACTTTGTATTTGCTCTGTTTTATTTGCTGATGTTTGTGGACTTGCTTGGTTCGTCTTTCCCTTTGTCTGTATTTGTTCTGTTTTATCTGTTGCCGCACGGGAACCATTGTCCTTGATGGCCATGGACCATGGTCCTTACCTTCCGttatagactttttttttttttttttatcagaacCTTCCGTTATAGACTAGAAAGCTATAGTTATAGCTTTTTTAACTGTGGTCTtactaataaattttttaatttggaACAATTGCATAGTGATATTTTACTTTGATTATCTTGCAGAGTTAAGAAGATGACAAAAAGGACGGAGAAAGTTGCCAATGGAGTTCTTTCTGGGGTTGTGAAAGTGTCTGGAATTTTCACTAGTAAAGTTGCGAATTCAAAAGTGGGCAAGAAATTCTTTGGCCTTCTGCCAGGGGAAATTGTGCTTGCATCCCTGGATGGGTTTAGTATGTTACCAGTTTTAAACCTTTCGTTTAATATTGCACATTGAATGATAGTTAGCATTGAATTCGATTTATCACTATTTTTTTTAGCCGCATTACATCCTTTGCGTTTATAGTTTaatagttaaaaaaattatttaggaTGCGTTGCCTTTTGTAAGTATTTGGTTGTCCAAATTTCATTGGCCTTTTCTTTTGCCCCTTTTTTCATCTCAAAAGCTCATCTCAAACTGTGTTCAAAGGATGTTTGTAAAGTTTTAGTAAGATATGAAGAATAAATTTTGATAACTGACTttaaacttatcta carries:
- the LOC110663892 gene encoding protein EARLY-RESPONSIVE TO DEHYDRATION 7, chloroplastic isoform X2, with protein sequence MRVYFTHITIQSVEFQLSTVVTVPFVSSKQSKNSSFSPHFPLNKTMASQSHSPKNSLYPEVMLSNTDSPSHLHSNPNPQSSSSNLYPTIDMRDLVENLFPDPEEYNQRAPSAPPEAIEEVLIKIPGAILNLIDKNYSVELACGDLSIVRLCQGDNIVAVLARIADEIQWPLAKDGAAVKLDDSHYFFSLRLPKEHQGSDSSSDEEDKKSRNKNISDSNDILNYGLTIASKGQEALLKEFDVILQAYSCFTVHRVSEKAKAKGESLLDELTVKETSPADLHYEEKKKSMEGKSAAYWTTLAPNVEDYSSTAAKVIAAGSGHLIKGILWCGDVTVDRMKWGNEVMKRRMSPKSKSEISPDTMKRIRRVKKMTKRTEKVANGVLSGVVKVSGIFTSKVANSKVGKKFFGLLPGEIVLASLDGFIRR
- the LOC110663892 gene encoding protein EARLY-RESPONSIVE TO DEHYDRATION 7, chloroplastic isoform X1; translation: MRVYFTHITIQSVEFQLSTVVTVPFVSSKQSKNSSFSPHFPLNKTMASQSHSPKNSLYPEVMLSNTDSPSHLHSNPNPQSSSSNLYPTIDMRDLVENLFPDPEEYNQRAPSAPPEAIEEVLIKIPGAILNLIDKNYSVELACGDLSIVRLCQGDNIVAVLARIADEIQWPLAKDGAAVKLDDSHYFFSLRLPKEHQGSDSSSDEEDKKSRNKNISDSNDILNYGLTIASKGQEALLKEFDVILQAYSCFTVHRVSEKAKAKGESLLDELTVKETSPADLHYEEKKKSMEGKSAAYWTTLAPNVEDYSSTAAKVIAAGSGHLIKGILWCGDVTVDRMKWGNEVMKRRMSPKSKSEISPDTMKRIRRVKKMTKRTEKVANGVLSGVVKVSGIFTSKVANSKVGKKFFGLLPGEIVLASLDGFSKVCDAVEVAGKNVMSTSSNVTTELVNHRYGEQAAKATNEGLDAAGHAIGTAWAAFKLRKALNPKSALKPSSLAKSAVKAAAAEIKAKNSK